The Ancylothrix sp. D3o sequence TCAACCGGCATCAAGTATAAGTCCAAATTATTTAATCCCCGGTCTTTAAACACCTCTGGTGAGTCATACAAATTGTTATTGTTCCTATCTTCCAACTCTACGAGTCTGTCCCAAGCAAGGGTAATGGCCACAAAACTACCGACTGTTAGGGGTTTTTCGATTACATAGTCTTGGTAATTGGGAGTTGGGGAAGTTTCAGAAGTTGACAAAGATGCACTTATTGTATTATAATCCCATCCTTTTGCTGGAACGGGGCGGGCCGGTTTCCATTGACCGGCACTGAATTGCTCGTAAGCGCGAAAAGCATTGAGGTGGCCGGTTCCCATTTGGGAATGTAGGGGAATCGAGGAGTCTTGATAGCTATCAGAGGCTAACCAGTCGCGGTTTTCTTTGTCGATGACGGTGCGACTCATGCCGAGATGTAACCCATCACCGTTATCTTTGAGCTTGTCAGTAGAATTAAGTAAAACTGCTTTCATTACTTCATGCTGACGACTTGCTAGGCTCCAGTTTGGTTGTTTTGTGCGTAGTTGTTTATCCCCAAATTCTTGCAACAGGGCAACGGTAGCGGTGACGTGGGGGGCGGCAAAACTGGTGCCGGTGTTGCGAGTTGTGGAGCCGTCAATATTAAGGAGGGGAATGTCTCGGCCCGGAGCCAGTAAGCTAATTGAGCGGCGGGGGCTGACGTTTGCTTCTAAACCGCTTAGTCTTTGAGCATAGTCGGGGAAACTGCTGGGGATGTTGGCGACATCTACTTTGGAAAATATGCCTTGATAAAGACTAGATAAGCCTACATTTACGCCGTTGTAATTGTCGGTGGGGATGGGGATACCGCCTTTGCCTTGGTTGCCGGCGATGACGTAGAGGACGTTGTGGACTCTGGCAGACCAGTCGATACATTGGGTTAGTGGGGCGTTGCCATCGAGTCGGGCGTTGGGTCTGGGGTCAAGTTCGAGGGGTTCGCCAAAGCTGAAGTTAATGGCTCGCACGTCGTCGCTGTTTTGGAGGGCGATGTGTTGGCTGGCAAGGCATTCGAGGGATTGACGGTCGGGGGAACGGCTGTTTACGGCGGCGGTGGAATACAGGCGGGCGGCGGGGGCAACGCCTTTGATGGTTTTGGCGTTGGAGATCATTACACCGGCGACGTTTTGGGCGTGGCCGTCTAGTTGAATGTTGGAGGTGGCCGGTTTGTTGCCTTGAAATACTGCCGAAACTGTGACTCCGTGTGTGGGGGGGATTTTTTTATCAATGCCGAAAAGGGCGGGCCGGCCTATTTCTACTTGCCCGATGGCGATTTTTCTTCCTAAAAGGTTATAGGGGGGTTGGTGGAGTTTTTCGGCATCAATTCCAGCCGGGCCGGTTGAGGTGTTGCTGGCGGTGGCGGGCAGTATCAGTGCGGTGAAAGTCAGTGGGGTTAGGATTTTGAGGATTTTATTTATGTTTTTTGGATAAAGCTTGTCCATTGGGAGATTAAGGATTCTATGTTAATGGTAAAATTTTGTGAACTATAAACATATTGTTAACTGTTCGCAGCAAACAGGAAGCAGGAGACAGGGCCAACCATGACTACGAAATCACAAAAACAGATTGTTATCGCTCCATCCATCTTATCAGCCGATTTTAGCCGTCTGGGTGAGGAAATTCGGGCCGTTGACGAGGCTGGGGCTGATTGGATTCACGTTGATGTCATGGATGGCCGGTTCGTGCCCAATATTACTATCGGCCCGCTGATTGTGCAGGCAATTCGTCCGGTGACGAAAAAGCCTCTGGATGTTCACTTGATGATTGTGGAACCAGAAAAGTATGTGGAGGATTTTGCTAAGGCTGGGGCTGATATTATTTCGGTTCATGCTGAACATAATGCTTCTCCGCATTTACATCGCACCCTTGGCCAGATTAAGGAGTGTGGCAAGCAGGCTGGGGTGGTGTTGAATCCTTCGACTCCGCTTGAGTTGATTGATTATGTGCTGGAATTGTGCGATTTGATTTTGATTATGAGTGTTAACCCTGGTTTTGGCGGCCAAAGTTTTATTCCAGGGGTGTTGCCAAAAATTCGTAAGCTGCGTCAAATGTGTGATGAGCGCGGTTTAGACCCCTGGATTGAGGTTGATGGCGGTTTGAAGGGTAATAATACTTGGCAGGTTTTGGAAGCTGGCGCTAATGCGATTGTGGCCGGTTCGGCGGTGTTTAATGCCCCTGATTATGCGGCGGCTATTGAGGGTATTCGCAACAGCAAGCGCCCTGAACCCCAGTTAGCAGCAGTTTAGGCTGAACTCTGCCCAGCTTGAAGGTGGTGGGCAGAGTATCGACTTACTCTACTGGGAGGGGTTCTTCCACCGGCACTTCTTCTTCGGGTGCCGGTGTTTGTGGTTTTGGGGTTTGGGCTGTGCCGGTGACTTTGGCAAGGGCTTTTTCGAGTTCGGCAACTGAAACGGCTCCGATCAGCGGTTCTCCGTTTAGGTTGAAAAATGGGGTGCCGGTGATTCCCAGGCTTTGGGCGAGTTGTAGGTCTTTTTGAATGGCGGCTTCGGCGGCGGCGCTTTGCCGGTCTTGGTTAAAGCGGTTTTCGTCTAGTTTGAGTTTTTTGGCGATTTCTAAATAGAGGGGTTCTCCAAGTTTTTGTTGTTGGGTAAATAGGGCGTCGTGGTATTCCCAGAATTTTCCTTGTTGTGCTGCTGCCCAAGAGGCTTTTGCTGCGGGTATTGCTTGTTCGTGTTGGGGTAGGGGTAGGTGTTTATAGGTGAGGGTGACTTTGTTTTTATTTTTTTCGATGAATTGTTTTACGTTTTTTTGAGCTTGGGCGCAGACGGGGCATTGAAAGTCGGAAAATTCTACGAGGACGATTTTTTTGTCGGGGGAGCCGGTGATGGGAGAGTCTGCGATGACGGCGGCGGGGTTTGTTGTCATTTGTTGCAAAAATGTTTGCCGTGATTCTTGAAGTTTTCTGTCTTGTTCTTGTTGGTAGGTTTGGACAGATTCAATGAGCACTTGTGGGTTTTCTCTAATGATTTGTAGGACTTGTTCTTTGAGTTGGCTTTCGGTTGGGGTGGTTTGAGGGGTGGGTTTGTTGCCGGTGCAACTGGTTAGGGCTAGGAGGGTTAAGAGGAGAATTAAGGGTTTGTAGGCTTTGTTCATGGGTTTTTATGGGTAGTTTTTTCGATGATTTTTTTATTTTAACTGTTTGAGAATGAAATGGGTTTTTTGAGGCTTTTGGGGCTTTTAATCAGGGGTTTTGAGGGAGGTTTGAAATTTCTATTTGGGTGAGAATTTGGGGGCCAAAGGTTTCGGTTAATCGTTGCAAAGTTAAGGTGAGGCTTTGGGTGGTGTTGTCGATTCCTATCCAGTGGCGGTTGAGTTTTTGGGCGGCGACAAGGGTGGTACCGGCTCCACAATAGGCATCTAAAATTATATCGCCTGGGTTGCTGCTAACTTTGATGATTCTTTCGAGGAGGGCTTGAGGTTTTTGGGTTGGGTAGCCTTGGCGTTGTTTGTCTTTTCTGTTTAGGGTTTCTATGTCTGTCCAGTAGTCTTCTGCTATTTTTCCTGTGTCTAGGTAATATTGATAGGTTTTTTGGGTTTTGGTGTCGGTTTTTTCTTGGTATTTTCTGCCGGTTTCGTCGGTTTTTTGTTTCATGTGAGAGTTTGGTTTTCTGGGGATGGTTGCGGCTTCTGGGTTAAAGGTGTATTGGCGGGTATTTTTGGTGTAAAAAAAGATGGTGTCGTGTTTTTTGGCAAACCGGCGTTTGCTTTTTCCTCCCAAGGTGTAACACCAGATAATTTCGTTTTGAAATTCTCCTCCTTGGGGGCAAAATATTGTGTCTAGGATGATTTTTAGATAGTGGCTGGCGCTTGGGTTGCAGTGTAGATAAAGGCTGCCGGTGGGTTTGAGAATTCGGTGAATTTCTCCGAGTCTGAGGGTGAGGTTAACTATGTATGCTAATAAGCTATTTTTTCCGATAATTTGGGAAAAAGCCCGGATGATATCTAGGGTTTGTTGGGTGAAAATTTGGGTGGAGTTGTCGAGTATTTGGTTATAGTCTTCGGTGGCTTGGTTGTTCCATTTCCAAGTATCTGTAAAAGCTTTTGTTTTTAATAATATGCCGTCTTCTGTGGTGATTTGATAGTAGTCGCGCTTGGAATGAAAGGGTGGATCTATGTAACATAGATCGATGCTTTGATTGGGAATATATTGGCGCAATATTTGCTTGTTGTCTCCATAGAATAGCTTGTTAGTGATGACTGAATCCGACATTTTTGGCTGGGGAAAAAGGACAGTTTTTATTTTTGTTGGGAGGAAATTAATTTTGGCAAAAAACAGGTTTTTGGGAAGCAAAGATGGACTTTTAAGGAGGTTGATGGTTAATATTGTACTGGTGGTTGAGGGTTTGGAAGTATGATTTGCTTTTTAGGCGGGGTAATGATTTTGGGGGTTAAAGGTCTGTTTTTTGACTTAAGCTGTGCTATACCAGTTGTGGGTGTAAGTTAATGTGGCCTTGGGAAACACCGGCCCCGGCTTTATTTTTGGCTGTGGTAGGGTTTCATTTTTGGGGTGGGTTGTTCAATTTTTTGGGGACAACCTGAGTTTCTGCAATTTTACACTGTACCAGTTATAACGAATCAAAGATCCTATGCTTCCGCGCAGCCTTTTGCTCTCGTCTAACGATGCAACTTCTAAAAATAGCGTTTCTCCAGTGAAAATTGGTGTATTGCATTCTCTGACTGGCACAATGTCTATTAGTGAGGTTTCTGTTAAGGATGCTGTGCTTTTGGCGGTGGATGAAATTAATGGGGCTGGGGGTGTTTTGGGCCGGCCTATTCAGGCTATTATTGAGGATGGGGCAAGCGATTTACAAACGTTTTCTGTGAAGGCAAGAAAACTGCTGGAAGAAGATAAAGTAGCGGTGGTTTTTGGGTGTTGGACTTCGGCTTCTCGGAAGGCAGTTTTGCCGGTTTTTGAGTCTTTGAATGGGTTGTTGTTTTATCCGGTTCAGTATGAAGGTTTAGAGCAATCTCCTAATATTGTGTACACCGGCGCGGCGCCAAATCAACAAATTATTCCGGCGGTTGAGTATTTATTAGCTAAGGGAAAGCGGCGTTTTTTTTTAATTGGTTCGGATTATATTTTTCCGCGCACAGCTAATCAAATTATTAAGGCACAATTGGCGGCGCTGGGGGGTGAGTTGGTGGGGGAAGATTATATTCCTTTGGGGGGAAAAGATTTTAGTCAAATTTTTGCTCATATAGAAGCAACTCAACCAAATGCAATTATTAATAGTTTGAATGGTGATAGTAATGTGGCGTTTTTTAAGGCATTACAAGAGGGGGGAATTTCCGCAGAAAGTCTGCCGGTGATGTCGGTGAGTGTGGCGGAGGCGGAAATGTGCGCCATTGGCCCAGAAAATATGTGTGGTCATTTCTTGGTGTGGAATTATTTTCAAACGGTGGATACTCCACAAAATCAAAATTTTGTCAAGGCTTTTAAAGAAAAATATGGAGAAGATCGCATTACAGATGACCCCATTGAGGCGGCTTATATAGGCGTTTATTTGTGGAAACAAGCAGTAGAAAAAGCGTCGAGTTTTGAAGTAAAAAAAGTGAGGACGGCGTTGCAAAATATGGAATTTGCTGCACCGCAAGGAAGGGTAAAAGTTGATGCCAAAACTCAGCATCTTTGGAAAACAGTAAGAATTGGAAAAGTTAGGAAAGATGGGTTGGTTGATACTATTTGGGATTCCGGGGTGCCGGTGTGTCCCGATCCGTTTTTAAAAGGTTATCCTTGGGCTGCGGGATTGGTGCAAAGGGAGAGAAATTGGGGAATTAGGGTATCTCTTTTTAGTTTGTTTTTGGCTTT is a genomic window containing:
- a CDS encoding S8 family serine peptidase; translated protein: MDKLYPKNINKILKILTPLTFTALILPATASNTSTGPAGIDAEKLHQPPYNLLGRKIAIGQVEIGRPALFGIDKKIPPTHGVTVSAVFQGNKPATSNIQLDGHAQNVAGVMISNAKTIKGVAPAARLYSTAAVNSRSPDRQSLECLASQHIALQNSDDVRAINFSFGEPLELDPRPNARLDGNAPLTQCIDWSARVHNVLYVIAGNQGKGGIPIPTDNYNGVNVGLSSLYQGIFSKVDVANIPSSFPDYAQRLSGLEANVSPRRSISLLAPGRDIPLLNIDGSTTRNTGTSFAAPHVTATVALLQEFGDKQLRTKQPNWSLASRQHEVMKAVLLNSTDKLKDNGDGLHLGMSRTVIDKENRDWLASDSYQDSSIPLHSQMGTGHLNAFRAYEQFSAGQWKPARPVPAKGWDYNTISASLSTSETSPTPNYQDYVIEKPLTVGSFVAITLAWDRLVELEDRNNNNLYDSPEVFKDRGLNNLDLYLMPVEENDPARKITASQSQVDSVEHIFFQVPKAGRYKIRVQFSQQVNEPTQPYALAWWTG
- the rpe gene encoding ribulose-phosphate 3-epimerase translates to MTTKSQKQIVIAPSILSADFSRLGEEIRAVDEAGADWIHVDVMDGRFVPNITIGPLIVQAIRPVTKKPLDVHLMIVEPEKYVEDFAKAGADIISVHAEHNASPHLHRTLGQIKECGKQAGVVLNPSTPLELIDYVLELCDLILIMSVNPGFGGQSFIPGVLPKIRKLRQMCDERGLDPWIEVDGGLKGNNTWQVLEAGANAIVAGSAVFNAPDYAAAIEGIRNSKRPEPQLAAV
- a CDS encoding DsbA family protein gives rise to the protein MNKAYKPLILLLTLLALTSCTGNKPTPQTTPTESQLKEQVLQIIRENPQVLIESVQTYQQEQDRKLQESRQTFLQQMTTNPAAVIADSPITGSPDKKIVLVEFSDFQCPVCAQAQKNVKQFIEKNKNKVTLTYKHLPLPQHEQAIPAAKASWAAAQQGKFWEYHDALFTQQQKLGEPLYLEIAKKLKLDENRFNQDRQSAAAEAAIQKDLQLAQSLGITGTPFFNLNGEPLIGAVSVAELEKALAKVTGTAQTPKPQTPAPEEEVPVEEPLPVE
- a CDS encoding site-specific DNA-methyltransferase codes for the protein MSDSVITNKLFYGDNKQILRQYIPNQSIDLCYIDPPFHSKRDYYQITTEDGILLKTKAFTDTWKWNNQATEDYNQILDNSTQIFTQQTLDIIRAFSQIIGKNSLLAYIVNLTLRLGEIHRILKPTGSLYLHCNPSASHYLKIILDTIFCPQGGEFQNEIIWCYTLGGKSKRRFAKKHDTIFFYTKNTRQYTFNPEAATIPRKPNSHMKQKTDETGRKYQEKTDTKTQKTYQYYLDTGKIAEDYWTDIETLNRKDKQRQGYPTQKPQALLERIIKVSSNPGDIILDAYCGAGTTLVAAQKLNRHWIGIDNTTQSLTLTLQRLTETFGPQILTQIEISNLPQNP